The following coding sequences are from one Virgibacillus necropolis window:
- a CDS encoding ROK family protein, with product MNYSVGVDIGGTKVAIAIVNKYGEIIEQKIMPTDLSILPETMISQINDEIKTIMSVSGIPDTDIIGIGIGAPGPLDSKRGVITCPPNLQTWIDIPIQELVQKHFPYPVRLENDASAATLAEKWIGAAQENDNFVYMTVSTGVGSGIVADGTLLRGLKGNAGDIGHTVVDPSFGQCPCGQYGCLESIASGTAIAKRGSEIMGENLSTKEVFDLYAEGNKKIATLIENVFRVLGVACVTLINTFDTEKIVIGGGVSKVGEPLFKSIQSYVSQYALNPTGRETKIVPAKLEQSAGVVGAAALCFDI from the coding sequence ATGAACTATTCTGTCGGAGTTGATATTGGTGGAACAAAGGTGGCTATTGCAATCGTTAATAAATATGGTGAAATTATTGAGCAAAAGATTATGCCTACTGATTTATCCATTTTACCAGAAACTATGATTTCACAAATAAATGATGAAATAAAAACTATTATGTCAGTATCTGGAATACCAGATACTGACATAATCGGGATTGGGATTGGTGCGCCAGGTCCATTGGATAGTAAAAGGGGTGTGATAACCTGTCCGCCGAACTTACAGACATGGATTGATATTCCTATCCAAGAGCTCGTACAAAAGCATTTTCCTTATCCGGTTAGATTGGAAAACGATGCAAGTGCAGCAACGCTTGCTGAAAAATGGATTGGTGCTGCACAAGAAAATGATAACTTTGTATATATGACTGTTAGCACGGGAGTTGGCTCAGGGATTGTGGCTGATGGAACGCTATTAAGAGGTCTTAAAGGTAACGCTGGCGACATTGGACATACTGTTGTTGACCCATCCTTTGGACAATGTCCGTGTGGTCAATATGGCTGTTTAGAATCGATCGCCTCTGGTACAGCAATTGCTAAAAGGGGTTCTGAGATTATGGGGGAAAATTTATCAACAAAAGAGGTATTCGATCTATATGCAGAAGGAAATAAGAAAATAGCTACCCTTATAGAAAATGTCTTTCGGGTACTTGGTGTAGCATGTGTTACATTGATCAACACATTTGATACAGAAAAAATTGTTATTGGTGGTGGGGTATCAAAAGTTGGAGAGCCGTTGTTTAAATCGATTCAAAGCTATGTATCTCAATATGCACTAAATCCTACGGGACGTGAAACCAAAATAGTCCCTGCTAAATTGGAGCAAAGTGCTGGGGTAGTAGGTGCTGCGGCATTATGTTTCGATATATAG
- a CDS encoding beta-galactosidase, whose protein sequence is MSKTVIFYDSSFPMDGDRPDHSFFENLGNEMTVVDADSLEESLINSEMDCFINLHGPYFPKNAWQAIYNYLSDGKGIVHIGGIPFRIPCYRLNGRWKVEREQTAYHKQLNIHEVLPVNSKPITSLQHNQDIPLFSNVKDLFTIEDTHNFVLHVTKSNAIEAEMGSAGPMDARIYPLLKGVSKNGREVAAPSVMIENTKGDFTGGRWLFINQKVNKAFWTEKGTKALQKFSKFVENGVTEMWLKTNYATYDQGERPKVTYQLQSFKNVTTEWELTFTITKDGNEIFSKKEFVNATQQLDSLSFIVPIDIKPGLYAITCHTVSSTGEKRILHQGFWGMDKNLLQTGDIMTCDRDYFQKDGHPMPIVGMTYMTSDVARYFLFLPNPHVWDRDMAQMKRAGINYIRTGIWTAWRNMMFIDGHVDENVLRSIDAFILCAKKHDLEVTFNFFSFTPETWDGENPYLDPRSVEAQKRFISAIVSRHTDTTNINWDLINEPSLFDPRRTFGGPRTLHDKFERKAYREWLKSRHKSIRELQEKWNMTNQELPSFESIEPPEASDINFGVKDMITGKKGLKWLDYTLFTMDIHNSWAKELSEAIKRLVPNQLVTVGQDEALAGQRPSPLFYSDVVDYTTNHTWWLLDQLVWDGIFTKSPNKPNLIQETGIMYVENPNSQAKRSEEELRNILERKYAYSFSTGGAGAVQWLWNTNYYMNNINESNIGAIRADGTEKPEANVSYDFGAFIKETRNLFKDRELEEIAVVFPYSNDFSNRRLALNATMNLTRTLAYEMKTPFRALSEYHLNVLKSEPPKLVVVPSAHNFSSEALTTILEVVKEQGITLLFTGPINIDEYWHDTGRMSDIIGSTSIENIVREEMIEINDKHYPVSYGGERIADTMREVSLSAHNATAIKEIPYGKGEIMWSPLPVELNDRSESIIALYDHAMHKAGVQKQLDWLKGDVPGNYGRKLTYENGSLLIFVSEFSKDTTVKIMDSETNKTYSFLLEAERTVMFATDKKGNISSVYRADEVEVEMAEN, encoded by the coding sequence ATGAGTAAGACCGTTATTTTCTATGATTCCAGTTTTCCAATGGATGGTGACAGACCAGATCATTCATTTTTTGAGAATTTGGGCAATGAAATGACCGTTGTTGATGCAGATTCTTTGGAAGAAAGCTTAATTAATAGTGAAATGGATTGCTTTATAAATTTACATGGGCCTTATTTTCCAAAAAATGCTTGGCAAGCAATTTATAATTATCTTAGTGACGGAAAGGGAATCGTTCATATTGGTGGGATACCATTTCGTATCCCTTGTTATAGGTTGAATGGGAGATGGAAAGTAGAACGTGAACAAACAGCCTACCATAAACAGTTAAACATACATGAAGTTCTCCCAGTAAATTCCAAACCAATCACATCATTACAGCATAATCAGGATATTCCCTTATTCTCCAATGTAAAGGATCTTTTTACAATTGAAGATACGCATAACTTTGTATTACATGTTACTAAATCTAATGCAATTGAGGCTGAAATGGGATCAGCAGGACCAATGGACGCACGTATTTATCCATTACTAAAAGGCGTTTCAAAAAATGGCCGTGAAGTAGCTGCACCTAGTGTAATGATCGAAAATACAAAAGGGGATTTCACAGGAGGACGTTGGCTCTTTATTAATCAAAAAGTTAATAAAGCATTTTGGACAGAAAAAGGAACAAAAGCTTTACAAAAATTCTCAAAGTTTGTTGAAAATGGTGTAACTGAAATGTGGTTAAAAACAAACTACGCTACATATGATCAAGGTGAGCGCCCAAAAGTAACCTATCAATTACAGTCATTTAAAAATGTTACAACAGAGTGGGAATTGACATTTACCATTACAAAAGATGGTAATGAAATCTTTTCAAAAAAAGAATTTGTAAATGCTACCCAACAATTGGATTCGTTGTCTTTTATCGTCCCAATTGATATCAAGCCTGGATTATATGCGATTACCTGTCACACTGTGTCAAGTACTGGTGAAAAACGTATTCTACACCAAGGTTTTTGGGGGATGGACAAGAATCTTTTACAAACAGGTGACATTATGACATGTGATCGAGACTATTTCCAAAAAGATGGGCACCCAATGCCAATAGTCGGAATGACCTATATGACGTCAGATGTTGCCCGCTATTTTCTTTTCTTACCAAATCCACATGTTTGGGATAGAGATATGGCACAAATGAAACGTGCTGGGATAAATTATATTCGTACAGGGATTTGGACGGCATGGCGCAATATGATGTTTATAGATGGACATGTTGATGAGAATGTGTTGCGTTCTATTGATGCATTCATCTTGTGTGCTAAAAAACATGATCTTGAAGTAACATTTAACTTCTTTTCATTTACACCAGAAACCTGGGATGGAGAAAATCCATACCTTGACCCACGGAGTGTTGAAGCGCAAAAGCGTTTTATTTCAGCAATTGTTTCAAGACATACAGATACAACAAACATTAATTGGGATTTAATTAATGAACCATCCTTATTTGATCCGAGACGTACGTTTGGAGGGCCTCGTACACTTCATGATAAGTTTGAGCGAAAAGCGTATAGAGAATGGCTGAAAAGTCGTCATAAATCCATACGTGAACTTCAGGAAAAATGGAACATGACGAATCAAGAATTGCCATCTTTTGAATCAATTGAACCCCCTGAGGCTAGTGATATCAACTTCGGAGTCAAGGATATGATTACAGGCAAAAAAGGCTTAAAGTGGTTGGATTATACATTGTTTACAATGGACATCCATAATAGTTGGGCAAAGGAACTCTCGGAAGCAATCAAAAGGTTAGTACCAAATCAACTGGTTACAGTTGGCCAAGATGAAGCACTTGCTGGTCAACGCCCCTCGCCACTATTTTATAGTGATGTCGTTGATTATACAACAAACCATACATGGTGGTTATTAGATCAATTAGTCTGGGATGGAATTTTTACAAAATCGCCCAATAAACCAAACTTAATTCAGGAAACTGGAATTATGTACGTGGAAAACCCAAATAGCCAAGCTAAAAGAAGTGAAGAAGAATTACGTAATATCTTAGAAAGAAAATACGCTTATTCATTTTCAACGGGTGGTGCTGGGGCTGTACAATGGTTATGGAATACAAATTACTATATGAACAATATTAATGAATCAAATATAGGTGCAATTCGTGCAGATGGAACCGAAAAGCCTGAAGCAAATGTTTCCTATGATTTTGGTGCTTTCATAAAAGAAACACGTAATTTATTCAAAGACCGGGAACTGGAGGAAATTGCTGTCGTGTTCCCCTATTCCAATGATTTCTCAAATCGCAGACTTGCATTAAATGCAACAATGAATCTAACAAGGACATTAGCTTACGAGATGAAAACACCATTCCGCGCATTAAGTGAATACCATCTCAATGTATTGAAAAGCGAACCACCAAAACTAGTTGTAGTTCCAAGTGCACACAATTTTAGCAGCGAAGCACTTACTACCATTTTGGAAGTTGTAAAAGAACAGGGTATAACACTATTGTTTACCGGACCTATTAACATAGATGAATACTGGCATGATACAGGACGAATGTCTGACATTATCGGATCAACTAGTATTGAAAATATCGTCCGGGAAGAAATGATTGAAATCAATGACAAGCACTACCCTGTTTCATATGGCGGAGAACGAATTGCTGACACGATGAGAGAAGTTTCACTATCTGCTCACAATGCTACCGCTATAAAAGAAATTCCTTATGGAAAAGGGGAAATTATGTGGAGCCCATTACCAGTTGAATTAAATGACAGAAGTGAATCAATAATAGCTTTATACGACCATGCTATGCATAAAGCAGGTGTCCAAAAGCAGCTAGATTGGTTAAAAGGAGATGTTCCAGGTAATTACGGAAGAAAATTAACCTATGAAAATGGATCATTGTTAATTTTTGTATCCGAGTTTTCTAAGGATACAACTGTTAAAATTATGGATTCTGAAACAAACAAAACCTATTCATTCTTACTTGAGGCTGAAAGAACGGTCATGTTTGCAACGGATAAAAAGGGAAACATCTCAAGTGTTTATCGTGCCGATGAAGTTGAGGTTGAAATGGCTGAAAATTAA